In Wolbachia endosymbiont (group B) of Germaria angustata, the following are encoded in one genomic region:
- the carA gene encoding glutamine-hydrolyzing carbamoyl-phosphate synthase small subunit, translating into MQNAALVLQDGKCFLGKSIGKKGKCIGEVCFTTGMTGYQHTITDPSFADQIIAFTFPHIGNVGINHKDNEGEKVFASGVIMRELSPMSHSSSYISLNDWLEKNNVVGISGIDTRALTRYLRKHGSQNGMICPSSEAHILDELKKYKSVNGIEITKKVSLSNNFQSALNAKYRVVIVDFGVKNSIISRLVELDCTVELVKPDTGFAHKILSMNPDGIVLSNGPGDPQEIGESVISEIEIIVKSKIPVFGICLGHQLLAVTLGSKTVKMDIGHRGSNHPVYDLESKKVEITSQNHGFVVDSASLPSNVEVTHISLFDNSVEGIMIKDYPVFSTQYHPEEAPGTHDSHYLFGRFIDNILLYKS; encoded by the coding sequence ATGCAGAATGCAGCTTTAGTTTTACAAGATGGCAAGTGCTTTTTGGGAAAATCGATAGGTAAAAAAGGTAAATGTATAGGTGAGGTTTGTTTTACCACTGGTATGACCGGGTATCAACATACTATAACCGATCCTTCTTTTGCTGATCAAATAATAGCGTTCACTTTTCCTCATATTGGTAATGTTGGAATAAATCACAAAGATAATGAAGGAGAAAAAGTTTTTGCAAGTGGTGTGATTATGCGTGAACTTTCTCCTATGTCTCACTCTTCTTCATATATTAGTTTAAATGATTGGTTGGAGAAAAATAATGTAGTTGGGATATCGGGAATTGATACTAGAGCTTTGACGAGATATTTGAGAAAACATGGATCTCAAAATGGAATGATATGTCCGTCAAGTGAGGCACATATATTAGATGAATTGAAGAAATACAAATCTGTAAATGGAATAGAAATAACTAAGAAAGTCAGTTTAAGTAATAACTTTCAAAGTGCTCTTAATGCAAAATATAGGGTTGTAATTGTTGATTTCGGTGTAAAAAATAGTATAATCTCACGCTTAGTAGAACTTGATTGTACGGTTGAATTAGTCAAACCAGATACAGGTTTTGCTCACAAAATATTAAGCATGAATCCAGATGGTATAGTGCTTTCAAATGGCCCTGGTGATCCACAAGAGATAGGAGAGAGTGTAATTTCAGAAATAGAAATTATTGTGAAATCTAAAATACCAGTTTTTGGTATATGCCTGGGCCATCAATTACTTGCAGTTACTTTGGGATCAAAGACTGTCAAGATGGATATTGGTCATCGAGGGAGTAATCATCCAGTTTATGATCTGGAGAGTAAAAAAGTTGAGATAACTAGCCAAAATCATGGTTTTGTTGTTGATTCAGCTTCTCTTCCAAGTAACGTTGAAGTTACTCATATTTCTCTATTTGATAATAGTGTAGAGGGGATAATGATAAAGGATTACCCAGTCTTTTCTACTCAATACCATCCAGAAGAAGCGCCAGGTACACATGATTCACATTATTTATTTGGGCGTTTTATTGACAATATTTTGTTATATAAAAGCTAA
- the tuf gene encoding elongation factor Tu — protein sequence MTAIVEAFGKPHVNVGTIGHVDHGKTTLTAAITKHYGNFVAYDQIDKAPEERKRGITIATAHVEYQTEKRHYAHVDCPGHADYVKNMIVGAAQMDAAILVVSGVDGPMPQTREHILLAKQVGVGYIVVYINKADVADADMIDLVEMEVRELLSKYGFPGDEVPMIVGSALKALEDDSSEYGKKSIDKLMEKLDEYVAVPPRPIDLPFLLPIEDVFSISGRGTVVTGRIEKGEIKTGDEIEIIGLKATQKTICTGVEMFKKLLDKGSAGLNVGILLRGTKREEVERGQVLAKPGTITPHKKFNAEVYILKKEEGGRHTPFFGNYQPQFYLRTTDVTGSIKLLDGKEMVMPGDNVSIEVELQVPIAMDKGLRFAIREGGRTVGSGVVSEILE from the coding sequence ATGACAGCGATAGTAGAAGCATTTGGAAAGCCGCATGTAAACGTGGGAACGATAGGACATGTGGATCATGGGAAGACAACGTTAACAGCGGCGATAACAAAGCATTATGGTAATTTTGTAGCATATGATCAAATAGATAAAGCGCCAGAAGAAAGAAAGAGAGGGATAACAATAGCAACAGCGCATGTTGAATATCAAACAGAAAAGAGACACTATGCACACGTTGATTGCCCTGGACATGCTGATTATGTAAAGAATATGATAGTAGGTGCAGCACAGATGGATGCAGCGATATTGGTAGTGTCAGGGGTTGATGGGCCGATGCCACAAACGAGAGAGCATATATTGCTGGCAAAACAGGTGGGTGTTGGATATATCGTGGTATATATAAATAAAGCTGATGTTGCTGATGCTGATATGATAGATTTGGTAGAAATGGAAGTGAGAGAGCTGCTGAGTAAGTATGGATTTCCAGGTGATGAAGTACCTATGATAGTTGGGTCTGCGTTAAAAGCATTAGAGGATGATAGTAGTGAGTATGGAAAGAAATCAATAGATAAATTGATGGAGAAGTTAGATGAGTATGTGGCAGTACCTCCAAGGCCTATAGATTTGCCGTTTTTGTTGCCAATAGAAGATGTATTTTCAATATCGGGCCGAGGGACGGTAGTAACAGGAAGAATAGAGAAGGGGGAGATAAAGACAGGGGATGAGATAGAGATAATAGGTCTGAAAGCGACGCAAAAGACGATATGTACTGGTGTTGAGATGTTTAAGAAGTTGCTAGATAAGGGAAGTGCAGGACTCAATGTAGGAATACTACTAAGAGGAACAAAGAGAGAAGAAGTGGAGAGAGGGCAAGTATTGGCAAAACCAGGGACAATAACCCCGCATAAGAAATTTAATGCGGAGGTGTATATATTGAAGAAAGAAGAAGGAGGAAGGCATACACCATTTTTTGGAAATTATCAGCCACAGTTTTATTTAAGGACAACGGATGTAACTGGGAGCATAAAATTGCTAGATGGAAAGGAGATGGTAATGCCAGGGGACAATGTAAGTATAGAAGTGGAGTTGCAAGTACCAATAGCAATGGATAAAGGATTGCGTTTTGCGATAAGAGAAGGTGGTAGAACTGTTGGTTCTGGCGTTGTTTCGGAAATTTTAGAATGA
- the rpsJ gene encoding 30S ribosomal protein S10, giving the protein MKQDIYIRIKAFDCSLLEKCIREFIDQLKQFNADLSGPIVLPRKDSKFTVNRSPHVDKKSREQFEMRISKRLIIVHNPTSTMMKMLADLSFSAGVEVDLKVKEVNI; this is encoded by the coding sequence ATGAAGCAAGATATATATATTAGAATCAAAGCTTTCGATTGTTCTTTATTGGAAAAGTGTATTCGCGAGTTTATTGATCAATTAAAGCAGTTTAATGCAGATTTATCTGGTCCGATTGTGTTGCCAAGAAAAGATTCTAAATTTACTGTTAATAGGTCTCCTCATGTTGATAAAAAATCTCGTGAGCAATTTGAAATGAGAATTTCTAAGCGGTTAATTATTGTGCATAATCCTACTTCTACTATGATGAAGATGCTTGCAGATTTATCTTTTTCTGCTGGTGTAGAAGTGGATTTAAAGGTTAAGGAAGTTAATATTTAG